The following are encoded together in the Cicer arietinum cultivar CDC Frontier isolate Library 1 chromosome 2, Cicar.CDCFrontier_v2.0, whole genome shotgun sequence genome:
- the LOC101510072 gene encoding uncharacterized protein: MSPFPLLLLLLIPTLSSLVHSLKVPFRVNDVLPVLPHGISWPVLNNFHTAVDLLPSFVGSVTPYNGSIEWKGACFYDNQAKLEFTAGDADASALGGAILYLKTGEAHSWTCMDLYVFATPYRITWDYYFSAREHTLKLDSWEEPAELEYVKQHGVSVFLMPAGXXXXXXSLVDVLPLFSNTAWGQSANLDFLKKHMGATFEKRVQPWRATIDPADVHSGDFLAVSKIRGRWGGFETLEKWVTGAFAGHTAVCLKDEMGNLWVGESGHENEKGEEIIVVIPWHEWWESALKDDSNPQIVLLPLHPKLRSKFNLTAAWEYARSMSGKPYGYHNMIFSWIDTVADNYPPPLDAHLVISVMSMWTRMQPSYAANMWNEALNKRLGTEDLDLHDILLETEKRGIAFDELLAIPEQDEWVYSDGKSTTCVAFILSMYKEAGIFGPVTSSIQVTEFTIRDAYMLRIFEDNQTRLPRWCNNANDKLPFCQILGEYRMELPGYNTLDPYANMNEHCPSLPPTYDRPSKC; encoded by the exons atgtCTCCTTTTCCCCTTCTCCTGCTCCTTTTGATTCCAACTCTTTCCAGTTTGGTCCATTCTCTAAAGGTTCCTTTCAGAGTCAACGATGTGTTACCCGTTCTTCCCCATGGAATTTCGTGGCCTGTACTCAACAATTTTCATACTGCCGTTGATTTGTTACCTTCTTTTGTTGGATCCGTGACTCCTTATAATGGTTCTATTGAATGGAAAGGTGCTTGCTTTTATGATAATCAAGCCAAACTTGAGTTCACTGCTGGAGACGCAGATGCTTCCGCCTTGGGTGGGGCCATTCTCTATCTCAAG ACAGGGGAGGCACACAGCTGGACCTGCATGGATCTGTATGTTTTTGCTACGCCATACAGGATAACTTGGGACTACTACTTCTCTGCACGAGAACATACCTTGAAGCTTGATTCGTGGGAAGAGCCTGCAGAGTTGGaatat GTCAAGCAGCATGGGGTTTCTGTGTTTCTCATGCCAGCAGG NNNNNNNNNNNNNNNNNNNTCTTTAGTTGATGTGTTGCCTCTATTTTCTAACACTGCATGGGGTCAGAGTGCCAATTTGGATTTCCTAAAGAAGCACATGGGAGCTACGTTTGAGAAACGCGTTCAGCCTTGGCGTGCAACTATTGATCCCGCAGATGTTCATTCTGGAGATTTTTTGGCTGTGTCAAAAATCCGCGGTAGGTGGGGAGGTTTTGAGACACTTGAAAAGTGGGTAACTGGTGCATTTGCTGGTCATACAGCAGTTTGCTTGAAAGATGAAATGGGAAATTTGTGGGTTGGTGAATCTGGGCATGAGAATGAAAAG GGTGAAGAAATAATAGTGGTAATTCCATGGCATGAATGGTGGGAATCTGCTCTTAAAGACGATTCCAATCCGCAGATAGTGTTGCTTCCCCTGCATCCGAAGTTGCGTTCAAAGTTCAACTTAACTGCAGCATGGGAGTATGCACGGAGCATGTCTGGCAAGCCATATGGTTATCACAATATGATATTCAGTTGGATTGACACAGTAGCTGACAACTATCCTCCACCTCTTGATGCTCACTTG GTAATTTCTGTCATGTCTATGTGGACAAGGATGCAGCCATCTTATGCTGCAAACATGTGGAACGAAGCGCTGAATAAGCGCTTAGGGACAGAG GATTTAGATTTGCATGACATTCTACTCGAGACTGAGAAGCGTGGGATAGCTTTTGATGAATTACTTGCCATTCCAGAACAAGATGAATGGGTATACAGTGATGGCAAGTCAACAACATGCGTCGCATTTATTCTTTCAATGTATAAAGAGGCTGGCATTTTTGGTCCTGTTACTAGCTCCATTCAAGTAACTGAATTCACA ATTCGTGATGCATACATGCTTAGGATTTTTGAAGATAATCAAACACGTCTACCGAGATGGTGCAACAATGCGAATGACAAGCTTCCATTCTGCCAGATTCTCGGTGAATATAGGATGGAATTGCCAGGCTATAACACCTTGGATCCTTATGCCAATATGAATGAGCACTGTCCTTCCCTTCCTCCAACTTATGATAGGCCTTCTAAATGTTAG
- the LOC101510401 gene encoding uncharacterized protein isoform X1, giving the protein MECAAKGTGTRCNSAATRLCTRCEAVAYCSLSHQIKHWSRHKLECDRLQQQMECVDLLNDFPFTFSCEATFQVCAKQETRCSFFSKRGLHRVGMWMHECHCGASSASFDLLGLNNGWDLSSVLCPCHGPEFLLSEQLCSWRDYYKWRRIPLDSPVALLLHWPLTIYRAAQLVGITTSNLVVGDKLYIHYLGPEKELLQLAVFGDLLALFPGVHIHIELVGPAIPPQRDGEKIIISKYPCCNEEKCVCKLASENAILGTQTGLTSALTLQLWRGFYHDRYRDVVKDSFPHLVIAPNGGIAAYSSWLPSIELIKKIDVPAVFTDYCEEACHLAAGCIKTVTGRPLRLPVQLNPFRQPIAVEDSVLLLPCYSNCFLFGM; this is encoded by the exons ATGGAGTGTGCGGCGAAGGGTACCGGAACACGATGTAACAGCGCCGCGACGAGACTCTGTACTCGTTGCGAAGCAGTTGCTTATTGCTCTTTGTCTCACCAG ATTAAGCATTGGAGTCGTCACAAACTCGAGTGTGATAGGTTACAGCAACAGATGGAGTGTGTAGATCTTCTTAATGATTTTCCTTTCACTTTCTCTTGCGAAGCCACATTTCAG GTTTGTGCAAAACAAGAAACTAGGTGTTCATTTTTTAGCAAGAGAGGCCTTCATAGAGTTGGAATGTGGATGCATGAATGCCATTGTGGAGCATCATCTGCTTCATTTGATCTTTTAGG GCTAAACAATGGCTGGGACCTCTCGAGTGTTTTGTGTCCTTGTCACG GTCCTGAGTTTCTGTTATCAGAGCAGTTGTGTAGTTGGAGAGACTACTATAAGTGGAGGCGCATCCCGCTAGACTCACCGGTTGCTTTGCTTCTTCACTGG CCACTTACAATATATCGTGCTGCTCAACTTGTTGGAATTACAACCTCGAATCTTGTAGTCGGTGATAAGTTGTACATACATTACCTTG GACCTGAGAAGGAGCTGCTACAACTTGCTGTGTTTGGAGATTTACTTGCCCTCTTCCCTGGTGTACATATTCATATAGAACTTGTTGGACCTGCAATTCCCCCTCAAAG GGATGGCGAAAAGATCATCATTTCTAAGTATCCTTGTTGCAATGAAGAGAAGTGTGTGTGCAAACTAGCGAGTGAAAATGCGATCTTAGGAACACAAACAGGTTTGACTTCTGCGTTGACATTGCAGCTTTGGCGAGGATTCTATCATGACAGATACAGAGACGTTGTTAAG GATTCCTTTCCTCACCTAGTGATTGCTCCAAATGGTGGCATTGCTGCCTATTCCAGTTGGTTACCAAGTATT GAGTTAATTAAAAAGATCGATGTCCCAGCTGTTTTTACCGATTATTGCGAGGAAGCTTGTCATCTTGCAGCAGGTTGCATAAAGACTGTAACTGGACGCCCCCTTAGATTACCT GTTCAATTAAATCCTTTCAGGCAGCCTATTGCCGTAGAAGACAGTGTGTTGTTGCTTCCCTGCTACTCAAACTGCTTTCTTTTTGGTATGTAA
- the LOC101510401 gene encoding uncharacterized protein isoform X2, whose protein sequence is MECAAKGTGTRCNSAATRLCTRCEAVAYCSLSHQIKHWSRHKLECDRLQQQMECVDLLNDFPFTFSCEATFQVCAKQETRCSFFSKRGLHRVGMWMHECHCGASSASFDLLGLNNGWDLSSVLCPCHGPEFLLSEQLCSWRDYYKWRRIPLDSPVALLLHWPLTIYRAAQLVGITTSNLVVGDKLYIHYLGPEKELLQLAVFGDLLALFPGVHIHIELVGPAIPPQRDGEKIIISKYPCCNEEKCVCKLASENAILGTQTGLTSALTLQLWRGFYHDRYRDVVKDSFPHLVIAPNGGIAAYSSWLPSILFLPIIARKLVILQQVA, encoded by the exons ATGGAGTGTGCGGCGAAGGGTACCGGAACACGATGTAACAGCGCCGCGACGAGACTCTGTACTCGTTGCGAAGCAGTTGCTTATTGCTCTTTGTCTCACCAG ATTAAGCATTGGAGTCGTCACAAACTCGAGTGTGATAGGTTACAGCAACAGATGGAGTGTGTAGATCTTCTTAATGATTTTCCTTTCACTTTCTCTTGCGAAGCCACATTTCAG GTTTGTGCAAAACAAGAAACTAGGTGTTCATTTTTTAGCAAGAGAGGCCTTCATAGAGTTGGAATGTGGATGCATGAATGCCATTGTGGAGCATCATCTGCTTCATTTGATCTTTTAGG GCTAAACAATGGCTGGGACCTCTCGAGTGTTTTGTGTCCTTGTCACG GTCCTGAGTTTCTGTTATCAGAGCAGTTGTGTAGTTGGAGAGACTACTATAAGTGGAGGCGCATCCCGCTAGACTCACCGGTTGCTTTGCTTCTTCACTGG CCACTTACAATATATCGTGCTGCTCAACTTGTTGGAATTACAACCTCGAATCTTGTAGTCGGTGATAAGTTGTACATACATTACCTTG GACCTGAGAAGGAGCTGCTACAACTTGCTGTGTTTGGAGATTTACTTGCCCTCTTCCCTGGTGTACATATTCATATAGAACTTGTTGGACCTGCAATTCCCCCTCAAAG GGATGGCGAAAAGATCATCATTTCTAAGTATCCTTGTTGCAATGAAGAGAAGTGTGTGTGCAAACTAGCGAGTGAAAATGCGATCTTAGGAACACAAACAGGTTTGACTTCTGCGTTGACATTGCAGCTTTGGCGAGGATTCTATCATGACAGATACAGAGACGTTGTTAAG GATTCCTTTCCTCACCTAGTGATTGCTCCAAATGGTGGCATTGCTGCCTATTCCAGTTGGTTACCAAGTATT CTGTTTTTACCGATTATTGCGAGGAAGCTTGTCATCTTGCAGCAGGTTGCATAA